The following coding sequences lie in one Glycine max cultivar Williams 82 chromosome 19, Glycine_max_v4.0, whole genome shotgun sequence genomic window:
- the LOC100800249 gene encoding galactinol synthase 2 isoform X2, which yields MPPNITTVVANVTTEQLPKARGGSGRAFVTFLAGNGDYVKGVVGLAKGLRKAKSMYPLVVAVLPDVPEEHREILKSQGCIVREIEPVYPPENQTQFAMAYYVINYSKLRIWEFVEYKKTIYLDGDIQVFGNIDHLFDLPDNYFYAVMDCFCEKTWSHTPQFQIGYCQQCPDKDFLNMYFKDKYKPIPNMYNLVLAMLWRHPENVELDKVQVVHYCAAGSKPWRFTGKEENMDREDIKMLVKKWWDIYEDETLDYNNNSVNVERFTSALLDAGGFQFVPAPSAA from the exons ATGCCACCTAACATCACCACCGTTGTTGCCAATGTCACCACCGAGCAATTACCCAAGGCTCGTGGAGGAAGTGGGCGTGCCTTCGTGACCTTTCTTGCTGGGAACGGTGATTACGTAAAGGGTGTCGTGGGTTTGGCCAAAGGACTGAGAAAGGCCAAAAGCATGTACCCTTTGGTGGTTGCTGTGTTACCAGATGTTCCTGAAGAACATCGTGAGATTCTCAAATCCCAAGGTTGCATTGTCAGGGAGATTGAACCTGTGTACCCTCCTGAGAACCAGACCCAGTTCGCCATGGCCTATTATGTCATCAATTACTCCAAGCTACGTATTTGGGAG TTCGTGGAGTACAAGAAGACGATATACCTAGACGGTGACATCCAAGTATTTGGAAACATAGACCACTTGTTTGATCTGCCTGATAATTATTTCTATGCGGTGATGGATTGTTTCTGCGAGAAGACTTGGAGCCACACCCCTCAGTTCCAGATTGGGTACTGCCAACAGTGCCCTGATAAG GACTTTCTCAACATGTACTTCAAGGACAAGTACAAGCCAATACCGAACATGTACAACCTTGTGCTGGCCATGTTGTGGCGTCACCCTGAAAATGTTGAACTTGATAAAGTTCAAGTGGTTCATTACTGTGCTGCT GGGTCTAAGCCTTGGAGGTTCACTGGGAAGGAAGAGAACATGGATAGGGAAGATATCAAGATGCTTGTGAAGAAGTGGTGGGACATATATGAAGATGAGACACTGGACTACAATAACAACTCTGTCAACGTGGAACGTTTCACATCGGCACTATTGGATGCTGGGGGCTTTCAGTTTGTGCCAGCACCTTCTGCTGCCTAA
- the LOC100800249 gene encoding galactinol synthase 2 isoform X1 — protein sequence MPPNITTVVANVTTEQLPKARGGSGRAFVTFLAGNGDYVKGVVGLAKGLRKAKSMYPLVVAVLPDVPEEHREILKSQGCIVREIEPVYPPENQTQFAMAYYVINYSKLRIWEFVEYKKTIYLDGDIQVFGNIDHLFDLPDNYFYAVMDCFCEKTWSHTPQFQIGYCQQCPDKPTSFAEQDFLNMYFKDKYKPIPNMYNLVLAMLWRHPENVELDKVQVVHYCAAGSKPWRFTGKEENMDREDIKMLVKKWWDIYEDETLDYNNNSVNVERFTSALLDAGGFQFVPAPSAA from the exons ATGCCACCTAACATCACCACCGTTGTTGCCAATGTCACCACCGAGCAATTACCCAAGGCTCGTGGAGGAAGTGGGCGTGCCTTCGTGACCTTTCTTGCTGGGAACGGTGATTACGTAAAGGGTGTCGTGGGTTTGGCCAAAGGACTGAGAAAGGCCAAAAGCATGTACCCTTTGGTGGTTGCTGTGTTACCAGATGTTCCTGAAGAACATCGTGAGATTCTCAAATCCCAAGGTTGCATTGTCAGGGAGATTGAACCTGTGTACCCTCCTGAGAACCAGACCCAGTTCGCCATGGCCTATTATGTCATCAATTACTCCAAGCTACGTATTTGGGAG TTCGTGGAGTACAAGAAGACGATATACCTAGACGGTGACATCCAAGTATTTGGAAACATAGACCACTTGTTTGATCTGCCTGATAATTATTTCTATGCGGTGATGGATTGTTTCTGCGAGAAGACTTGGAGCCACACCCCTCAGTTCCAGATTGGGTACTGCCAACAGTGCCCTGATAAG CCCACTTCTTTTGCTGAGCAG GACTTTCTCAACATGTACTTCAAGGACAAGTACAAGCCAATACCGAACATGTACAACCTTGTGCTGGCCATGTTGTGGCGTCACCCTGAAAATGTTGAACTTGATAAAGTTCAAGTGGTTCATTACTGTGCTGCT GGGTCTAAGCCTTGGAGGTTCACTGGGAAGGAAGAGAACATGGATAGGGAAGATATCAAGATGCTTGTGAAGAAGTGGTGGGACATATATGAAGATGAGACACTGGACTACAATAACAACTCTGTCAACGTGGAACGTTTCACATCGGCACTATTGGATGCTGGGGGCTTTCAGTTTGTGCCAGCACCTTCTGCTGCCTAA
- the LOC100800249 gene encoding galactinol synthase 2 gives MPPNITTVVANVTTEQLPKARGGSGRAFVTFLAGNGDYVKGVVGLAKGLRKAKSMYPLVVAVLPDVPEEHREILKSQGCIVREIEPVYPPENQTQFAMAYYVINYSKLRIWEFVEYKKTIYLDGDIQVFGNIDHLFDLPDNYFYAVMDCFCEKTWSHTPQFQIGYCQQCPDKVQWPSHFGSKPPLYFNAGMFVYEPNLDTYRDLLQTVQLTKPTSFAEQDFLNMYFKDKYKPIPNMYNLVLAMLWRHPENVELDKVQVVHYCAAGSKPWRFTGKEENMDREDIKMLVKKWWDIYEDETLDYNNNSVNVERFTSALLDAGGFQFVPAPSAA, from the exons ATGCCACCTAACATCACCACCGTTGTTGCCAATGTCACCACCGAGCAATTACCCAAGGCTCGTGGAGGAAGTGGGCGTGCCTTCGTGACCTTTCTTGCTGGGAACGGTGATTACGTAAAGGGTGTCGTGGGTTTGGCCAAAGGACTGAGAAAGGCCAAAAGCATGTACCCTTTGGTGGTTGCTGTGTTACCAGATGTTCCTGAAGAACATCGTGAGATTCTCAAATCCCAAGGTTGCATTGTCAGGGAGATTGAACCTGTGTACCCTCCTGAGAACCAGACCCAGTTCGCCATGGCCTATTATGTCATCAATTACTCCAAGCTACGTATTTGGGAG TTCGTGGAGTACAAGAAGACGATATACCTAGACGGTGACATCCAAGTATTTGGAAACATAGACCACTTGTTTGATCTGCCTGATAATTATTTCTATGCGGTGATGGATTGTTTCTGCGAGAAGACTTGGAGCCACACCCCTCAGTTCCAGATTGGGTACTGCCAACAGTGCCCTGATAAGGTTCAATGGCCCTCTCACTTTGGTTCCAAACCTCCTCTATATTTCAATGCTGGCATGTTTGTTTATGAGCCTAATCTCGACACCTACCGTGATCTTCTCCAAACTGTCCAACTCACCAAGCCCACTTCTTTTGCTGAGCAG GACTTTCTCAACATGTACTTCAAGGACAAGTACAAGCCAATACCGAACATGTACAACCTTGTGCTGGCCATGTTGTGGCGTCACCCTGAAAATGTTGAACTTGATAAAGTTCAAGTGGTTCATTACTGTGCTGCT GGGTCTAAGCCTTGGAGGTTCACTGGGAAGGAAGAGAACATGGATAGGGAAGATATCAAGATGCTTGTGAAGAAGTGGTGGGACATATATGAAGATGAGACACTGGACTACAATAACAACTCTGTCAACGTGGAACGTTTCACATCGGCACTATTGGATGCTGGGGGCTTTCAGTTTGTGCCAGCACCTTCTGCTGCCTAA